Proteins encoded by one window of Tunturibacter psychrotolerans:
- a CDS encoding glycosyltransferase family 2 protein translates to MTSSTNAAVVVTFNRKQLLTECVDALLHQSLPLNAVFIVDNASSDGTKPYLQERGYLENPLIRYIELSQNLGGAGGFHVGMDAAHKAGFDWVWVMDDDTEPYLDSLEIMERLKRYDEVVAIANLKVDRLGNETADGLRLMSRSNPTPYAKVRFSSFVGLLIRCCSIDKIGLPISDFFIHRDDTEYCMRLRSIGDIALARESVVAHKEVARRQKSRQIFSHVFYQKDIEGYCFDYYRHRNTAWIEQNYRKNPIVRYPLLIIRFLCFAAAVLAFDVDHRWLRIKILAKANMDGIRGRFDNGFPQRLRERLRTLRSV, encoded by the coding sequence ATGACTTCAAGTACAAATGCCGCCGTCGTTGTTACTTTCAATCGGAAACAACTCCTCACGGAGTGCGTGGATGCGCTCTTGCACCAAAGCCTGCCGCTGAACGCAGTCTTTATTGTGGACAATGCCAGTTCGGATGGCACGAAGCCGTACTTGCAGGAGCGGGGTTACCTAGAGAATCCGCTTATCCGTTATATCGAACTATCTCAAAACCTCGGCGGCGCCGGAGGGTTCCATGTCGGAATGGATGCCGCACATAAAGCCGGATTCGATTGGGTGTGGGTGATGGACGACGATACGGAGCCTTATCTAGATTCTCTAGAAATAATGGAGCGGCTGAAGCGTTATGATGAAGTCGTTGCGATCGCTAATCTTAAGGTAGATCGTCTTGGGAACGAAACCGCTGACGGGCTTAGGCTCATGTCGAGATCGAATCCGACACCCTATGCCAAGGTTCGATTTTCGTCATTTGTAGGTCTGCTTATTCGATGCTGCTCTATTGATAAGATCGGCCTTCCGATCTCGGACTTTTTTATTCACCGCGATGACACCGAATACTGCATGCGTCTTCGTTCTATTGGAGATATCGCGCTCGCGCGTGAAAGTGTAGTAGCCCATAAGGAAGTTGCCCGCCGGCAAAAGAGCAGACAAATTTTCTCGCATGTCTTTTATCAGAAGGACATCGAAGGGTATTGTTTTGATTATTATCGCCACCGCAATACCGCCTGGATAGAACAGAACTATCGTAAGAATCCAATTGTTCGCTATCCGCTTTTGATCATAAGGTTTCTTTGCTTTGCGGCTGCTGTACTAGCGTTTGATGTAGACCATCGTTGGCTGAGAATCAAAATATTAGCGAAGGCGAACATGGATGGGATCCGTGGGCGTTTTGACAACGGCTTTCCCCAACGTTTGCGCGAGCGACTCAGGACGCTTCGATCTGTTTGA
- a CDS encoding glycosyltransferase family 2 protein — MQKVAINIVRFNQDLALLEKCIGAALNQSLDDYSVTLTENGSNDSIESAIVTRFGTNPKFRFVNNEKNLGFAGANNRFFRNANSEFVMPLNPDTVMPPDYLKTLLAVFIDPSVAAAEGKMLKPDPLPDNSWLLDGTGMTISRARRARERGQLEVDRGQYDAAQDVFGVSATAAAYRMSSLEKVKLGQSEYFDEDFFTYWEDLDLSWRLRLAGFRCSYVPHAVIYHSRFAGQSKHGFLKPAEFTRHIKSLPSRVVYWDWRNHLFSIIKNDFGWSFVRDLPFIATRELLLFGYLLIIEPKLVAGLPDFVRLLPRILKKRKLIQKCRVATSSEMQRWFDER; from the coding sequence TTGCAAAAAGTCGCTATCAATATAGTTCGCTTTAACCAAGACCTAGCACTCCTCGAAAAATGTATAGGTGCCGCTCTCAATCAAAGCCTGGATGATTATTCCGTAACGCTGACAGAAAACGGATCGAACGATTCTATCGAGAGTGCGATAGTAACTCGGTTTGGAACAAATCCGAAATTTCGGTTCGTCAACAACGAAAAAAATCTAGGCTTTGCTGGAGCCAACAATAGATTTTTCCGCAATGCTAACTCTGAGTTTGTAATGCCGCTGAATCCAGACACAGTAATGCCTCCCGATTATCTAAAGACTTTGCTCGCAGTCTTTATCGATCCCAGCGTCGCGGCTGCGGAGGGGAAGATGCTCAAGCCGGATCCTCTTCCCGATAATTCTTGGTTGTTGGACGGTACTGGCATGACCATCTCCCGGGCAAGAAGAGCACGGGAAAGAGGACAATTGGAGGTGGACAGGGGTCAATATGATGCAGCTCAAGACGTCTTCGGAGTCTCTGCTACCGCAGCTGCCTACCGGATGAGTTCCCTCGAGAAGGTCAAGCTCGGGCAATCCGAGTATTTTGACGAGGATTTCTTTACCTACTGGGAGGATCTTGACCTGTCCTGGCGACTACGCCTCGCCGGCTTTCGCTGTTCTTACGTGCCGCACGCAGTGATCTACCACTCTCGATTCGCGGGCCAGAGTAAGCACGGCTTCCTGAAGCCGGCTGAGTTCACCCGGCACATAAAAAGCTTACCCTCGCGTGTAGTTTATTGGGATTGGCGGAATCATCTCTTTTCGATCATCAAGAATGATTTCGGCTGGAGCTTCGTGCGTGACTTACCCTTCATCGCCACAAGAGAACTTCTTTTGTTCGGTTATCTTCTGATCATCGAACCTAAATTGGTGGCAGGGCTTCCTGATTTCGTTAGACTGCTCCCTCGCATTCTAAAGAAGAGGAAGCTGATACAGAAGTGCAGAGTAGCAACTTCGAGCGAGATGCAACGATGGTTCGACGAAAGATAG
- a CDS encoding O-antigen polymerase: MTNKSRLLHPVLIFNVVWLGVMTLFLMRFSKVLNATNRQITSAVGLILIPYTLTLGVSALYFRLVPKLKADRNHLLCDMSQMEELSILTGRLKWWIFFWAVFSFAEILASGGVPLVWAVTGNSKTYFDFGIQSLHGLLNSLILAIGLTYTGIFVRYGGRRYLLGPLGVLAWSILLITRSMMIVDLLQSAMVVVLYKGISKKIATRLVVAVILVTVGFGAIGDLRTGAINFRTLAQPTDAYPDWLPSGFLWVYIYVTTPLNNLAYTIASSHPVDNILFPNTAAPLFPHIVRDAIYGDSLATSLSGELVDSAFNVSTAYVGPFQDYGSLGIVSFSVLIAAFAGFYWRRSNFRDQLIYVVIGQCLFMTIFYNHFFSLPVITQIIWIYLFFLKSRSKNPSETAVGGRENFSLNTHSLGA, from the coding sequence ATGACGAATAAAAGTCGTTTACTGCACCCAGTTCTAATTTTTAACGTTGTCTGGCTTGGGGTAATGACCCTGTTCCTCATGCGCTTCAGCAAGGTGCTAAACGCAACGAACCGACAGATCACGTCTGCGGTTGGCCTCATCCTCATCCCGTACACTCTCACACTAGGAGTAAGTGCGCTTTACTTCCGTCTAGTTCCTAAACTTAAAGCAGATAGAAACCACCTTCTCTGCGACATGAGCCAAATGGAAGAACTGTCGATCCTCACGGGTCGGCTAAAATGGTGGATATTTTTCTGGGCTGTATTTAGCTTTGCAGAGATTCTTGCAAGCGGCGGAGTACCTCTAGTTTGGGCTGTTACGGGAAATTCCAAAACGTATTTCGATTTCGGAATTCAATCGCTCCACGGCCTTCTTAATTCATTGATTCTTGCGATAGGGCTTACTTACACAGGAATTTTCGTCAGATATGGTGGCCGGCGTTATCTTCTTGGCCCACTGGGCGTTCTTGCCTGGTCAATCCTCCTAATAACTAGAAGCATGATGATTGTAGATCTTCTACAGAGCGCCATGGTGGTTGTTCTGTATAAAGGAATCTCGAAAAAAATTGCGACAAGGCTAGTGGTGGCCGTGATTCTGGTCACGGTCGGCTTTGGTGCAATTGGAGATCTCAGAACAGGTGCAATCAATTTTCGGACTCTGGCTCAACCGACCGATGCGTATCCTGATTGGCTGCCCTCCGGATTCTTATGGGTTTATATCTATGTCACTACGCCGCTGAACAATCTTGCCTACACAATTGCCTCAAGTCATCCAGTTGACAACATATTGTTCCCCAATACGGCAGCCCCGCTGTTTCCACATATTGTTCGTGACGCTATCTACGGTGACTCGCTGGCAACTTCTCTTTCCGGAGAACTTGTAGACTCCGCCTTCAATGTTAGTACTGCTTATGTGGGACCATTCCAGGACTACGGAAGCTTGGGCATTGTGTCTTTTAGTGTTCTGATTGCTGCCTTCGCGGGATTCTACTGGCGGCGCTCGAACTTCCGGGACCAACTGATTTATGTTGTCATCGGCCAATGTCTATTCATGACAATCTTCTATAATCATTTCTTTAGCCTTCCGGTCATCACCCAAATCATTTGGATATATCTGTTTTTTCTCAAAAGCAGAAGCAAAAATCCATCAGAGACTGCAGTCGGAGGCCGCGAGAACTTCTCTTTGAATACGCACTCTTTAGGTGCGTAA
- a CDS encoding GumC family protein produces METEVERAKQPTHAPQNPSTTSEENVDILAAFLILARRRRFILAATFGATLLGAVISFLLKPTFTAEATIVPPQQASSSVSSMLGQLGALTGGAASLGGGLGLKSPADMYIGILQSRTIADSVIATCHLKEVYKTRTLVDTRAALKKHVEFTSGKDTLIHLTVKDRDPNRASEIANSYLDQLYSMNSDLVVSEAFQRRAFYEQRLTDEKAALADAEVSMRNMQKKTGLIQLSGQAAAIIGSIAQARAQLASREVELQSMRTFATEENPETIRLQEEIAALRSNLINLENNQRALQPGDIQLPAGQVPDAALQYERQVRDLKYHETLFELLARQAEAARLDEAKSAPVIQVVDRAVPPDKKSGPPRTLITIGCTFLGFLMASLWSFAVAAFERMKLVPEQAQKLEDLRSAFRL; encoded by the coding sequence ATGGAAACAGAAGTAGAGAGAGCAAAGCAGCCCACCCACGCACCGCAAAACCCAAGTACAACTTCCGAGGAAAACGTTGACATCTTGGCAGCGTTTCTAATATTGGCCCGCAGGCGGAGGTTTATTCTCGCTGCGACATTTGGAGCAACGCTTCTGGGAGCGGTCATCAGTTTCTTACTGAAACCGACGTTCACGGCCGAAGCCACGATTGTCCCCCCCCAGCAGGCTTCATCGTCAGTCTCGTCAATGCTAGGTCAACTCGGGGCGCTTACGGGTGGTGCTGCCAGCTTGGGTGGAGGGCTTGGTCTCAAAAGTCCTGCAGACATGTACATTGGGATACTGCAAAGTCGTACCATCGCTGACAGTGTGATTGCGACTTGCCATTTGAAGGAAGTCTACAAGACCAGGACTCTTGTAGATACGCGGGCGGCGCTAAAAAAACATGTTGAGTTTACTTCCGGTAAAGATACTCTCATACATCTCACCGTTAAAGATCGCGACCCCAATCGGGCGAGTGAAATCGCAAACAGCTATCTCGATCAACTCTATAGCATGAATTCAGACTTAGTGGTCAGTGAGGCCTTTCAACGGCGCGCATTTTATGAGCAGCGCCTAACGGATGAGAAAGCCGCACTTGCTGATGCTGAGGTTTCGATGCGAAATATGCAAAAGAAGACTGGTCTGATTCAACTAAGCGGACAAGCTGCGGCAATCATCGGTTCGATAGCACAAGCGCGCGCGCAACTGGCCAGCCGTGAAGTGGAGTTGCAATCCATGCGGACATTCGCAACGGAGGAAAACCCAGAGACCATTCGTTTGCAGGAAGAGATTGCGGCGCTCCGTTCCAATCTGATAAATCTCGAGAATAATCAACGGGCGCTTCAGCCGGGCGACATCCAACTACCTGCCGGTCAAGTACCGGATGCGGCGCTCCAATATGAGCGACAGGTTCGAGATCTGAAATATCACGAGACGCTTTTTGAGCTGCTGGCGCGTCAGGCTGAAGCGGCTAGACTGGATGAGGCGAAATCAGCCCCAGTCATCCAAGTGGTTGATCGTGCAGTTCCTCCAGATAAAAAGTCCGGACCTCCCCGAACTTTGATAACAATCGGGTGTACATTTTTGGGTTTCCTCATGGCTTCCCTGTGGAGCTTCGCTGTTGCTGCCTTCGAGAGAATGAAGCTCGTGCCAGAGCAGGCACAAAAACTCGAAGACTTGCGATCTGCATTTCGTCTCTAG
- a CDS encoding right-handed parallel beta-helix repeat-containing protein, with amino-acid sequence MGEPAIFTVAAAGAQAYQWLKNGAPISGATQATYISPPSSTGDSGSSFSVSVSNYLGQVASSPATLTVVPAASIEVRFVAPSGNDLNAGTIDQPYQTIQHCASTIGQGGTCEVRAGTYRETVVPNSNITISAYHFETVVVDGSDPVTGWALDHGSVYKAKVILNSDDTNQVFVGSDMMTEARWPNGDDLFYVNWATAAKGTTGSQIIDPKLPKVDWTGAKVHLWSGQDPFGNQTGKVTSSGTGRIGIDVGQAGTCPFICPAEKGYYYLYGTLNALDAEREWFYDADSTTLYFFAPGGADPNQIDVRSKQRSYAFDLRGKTGVTVANITIFASTIITDEASSQNMVDRINAMYVSQFTDLPPAADDLNGASFSILDVHRKDTGIMVNGTGNTIQNSKIAYSAGSGIALSGKGNVLRNNLIENVDYVGDYASGIDMDGDNNTVQYNTILTVGRQGIYIQGVMNEDISYNNIFNGMLLSRDGGEIYACCNQVAAGTRIHHNWLHDTQALIGGQGDSFPLSGLGIDNGSSGFQVDQNVLWDNKKYNILINGATSTIPNNNHIANNTIPDSSSGAHIGITLVQQCTSTSIVDNKVVSDVTDLNNGNKCMLSNNQSTAPGATEMSVSTQVGCNFSGCASTRPPEITGDSVTSCPVNPPLTGP; translated from the coding sequence TTGGGAGAACCTGCCATTTTCACTGTCGCCGCAGCCGGTGCGCAGGCATATCAATGGCTCAAGAATGGGGCACCAATCTCCGGGGCGACACAGGCGACCTATATCAGCCCGCCGTCTTCGACGGGAGATTCCGGATCTTCCTTTAGTGTCTCCGTGTCCAACTATCTTGGACAGGTTGCCAGCAGCCCCGCGACTCTGACGGTCGTACCGGCCGCTTCGATCGAGGTGCGCTTTGTGGCTCCTTCTGGCAACGACCTCAATGCAGGCACGATCGATCAGCCGTATCAGACCATTCAGCACTGCGCCTCGACCATCGGACAAGGCGGAACCTGTGAGGTTCGCGCAGGAACGTATCGGGAGACAGTTGTTCCGAACTCCAATATCACGATCAGTGCTTACCACTTCGAGACAGTCGTTGTCGACGGATCTGACCCGGTGACTGGATGGGCACTCGATCATGGATCGGTCTATAAGGCAAAGGTCATCCTAAATTCAGATGACACCAATCAGGTCTTCGTAGGTAGTGACATGATGACAGAAGCTCGCTGGCCCAATGGGGACGATCTTTTTTACGTCAACTGGGCCACAGCTGCGAAGGGGACGACCGGCAGCCAGATTATTGATCCAAAGCTGCCGAAGGTAGATTGGACCGGAGCGAAGGTGCACCTATGGAGTGGCCAAGATCCCTTCGGGAACCAGACCGGTAAGGTAACGTCCTCTGGTACAGGCCGGATCGGCATCGACGTAGGCCAGGCTGGTACTTGCCCTTTCATCTGCCCTGCGGAAAAGGGATATTACTACCTCTATGGCACTCTTAACGCTTTGGATGCCGAACGTGAGTGGTTTTATGATGCGGACTCGACGACCCTCTACTTTTTTGCGCCCGGAGGAGCCGATCCGAATCAGATCGATGTTCGTAGCAAGCAGCGATCTTACGCTTTTGATCTTCGGGGAAAGACGGGTGTGACTGTTGCAAACATCACCATCTTTGCCAGCACGATTATCACGGACGAGGCGAGTTCACAGAACATGGTGGACCGCATCAACGCGATGTATGTCTCTCAGTTTACGGATCTACCACCGGCGGCCGACGACCTCAACGGGGCATCCTTCAGTATCCTCGATGTCCATCGTAAGGATACCGGGATCATGGTCAATGGCACGGGCAACACAATACAGAATAGTAAGATTGCCTATAGTGCGGGCAGTGGCATCGCACTTTCCGGTAAGGGAAATGTGCTAAGAAATAACCTGATCGAAAATGTCGATTACGTTGGCGATTACGCTTCTGGAATTGATATGGATGGCGACAATAACACTGTCCAATACAACACAATTCTTACTGTTGGCCGACAGGGTATTTACATCCAGGGCGTCATGAATGAGGACATAAGCTACAACAATATCTTCAATGGGATGCTACTGAGCAGAGACGGCGGAGAGATTTACGCATGTTGTAATCAAGTTGCTGCTGGCACCAGGATCCACCATAATTGGCTGCACGATACTCAGGCGCTAATCGGTGGTCAGGGCGATTCCTTCCCGCTGTCTGGCCTGGGGATAGACAATGGCAGTAGCGGCTTCCAGGTCGATCAAAATGTGCTCTGGGACAACAAAAAATACAATATTCTGATTAACGGTGCGACGAGCACAATTCCAAACAACAACCACATTGCCAACAATACGATTCCGGATAGCTCTTCAGGAGCGCATATTGGGATCACTCTAGTTCAGCAGTGCACGTCGACTAGCATCGTGGACAACAAGGTTGTGTCGGACGTAACAGACTTGAACAATGGAAACAAATGCATGTTGTCCAACAACCAGAGTACTGCCCCGGGCGCGACCGAGATGTCGGTATCTACTCAGGTTGGCTGCAACTTCTCTGGTTGCGCTTCGACCCGTCCCCCGGAGATCACAGGCGACTCCGTTACTTCCTGTCCAGTCAACCCCCCTCTGACAGGTCCCTGA
- a CDS encoding glycosyltransferase gives MITGSKGGRRLKQTDQTSHPLVSIITVVFRARQDLPGLLDSIIRLKDDSVELIVVDGGSADGTCELLREYDSQIDYWVSEPDGGIYDAMNKGVAAARGTFLLHLNAGDRLLSIPHRELEQAALKNIEVVAFRVSIDGHFEFEPSRGIALRLNNTLHHQGTFFRRETFPAYDPKYKVFGDFDVNQRLAIRGAEMEVFDQVVALHTRGGISAISDPVIDSEFFGVIEKNYGRHYLPVAWFLCKWRGLKARLGLF, from the coding sequence ATGATTACAGGATCGAAGGGCGGCCGTCGGCTGAAGCAAACCGATCAGACTTCACATCCCCTGGTTTCCATTATTACCGTAGTGTTTCGAGCCCGACAGGATCTTCCCGGGCTGCTTGACAGCATCATCAGGCTCAAGGACGACAGCGTGGAGTTGATCGTTGTGGATGGCGGCTCTGCCGACGGAACATGCGAGCTGCTACGCGAATATGACTCCCAGATCGACTACTGGGTTAGCGAACCGGATGGCGGCATCTACGACGCAATGAACAAAGGTGTCGCGGCCGCACGAGGAACGTTCCTGCTACATCTCAATGCCGGGGACAGGCTTCTCTCTATTCCTCATCGGGAGCTTGAACAGGCAGCATTGAAGAATATTGAGGTTGTCGCTTTCCGCGTATCCATCGACGGACACTTCGAATTTGAACCGTCTCGGGGTATCGCGCTCAGGTTGAACAACACTCTGCACCACCAAGGGACATTCTTTCGAAGAGAAACATTTCCTGCTTATGACCCGAAGTACAAGGTATTTGGGGACTTCGATGTAAATCAGCGCCTTGCTATTCGCGGAGCGGAGATGGAAGTGTTCGATCAAGTGGTGGCTCTCCACACAAGAGGAGGGATCTCCGCCATATCCGATCCGGTTATCGATTCTGAGTTCTTCGGCGTGATCGAGAAAAATTACGGACGACACTATCTCCCCGTAGCGTGGTTTCTGTGCAAATGGCGTGGCCTCAAGGCAAGGCTGGGGCTCTTTTAG
- a CDS encoding glycosyltransferase family 4 protein, giving the protein MNTGKNIRVAFLLLPGHWLGGKNYLRNLFTAIRSVPGSTVTPVIFTGERQAGELSNFPGMEVVTDPMFDPRTPSWFARRVAMKSISQDLLLRRLLRRHKISVLSHSFHLGRQDEIKTIGWIPDFQHIHLPEFFTQEERAHRSREFMNICRNSDTLVVSSECARNDLVSFAPQYAHKAQLLRFVASPMPLADAASLPDLMQLYDFTGPYFLLPNQFWAHKNHRIVIKALQKLKLQNRKIQVLATGSSKDYRNPSFFPSLMQYAADSEVLDSFRVLGEIPFNHLSGLMQHATAFLNPSLFEGWSTSVEEGKSMGKQIVLSDIPVHREQAPKRGIFFNPEDSDGLAEAMATAFDGFDGHQDAAMQERALADFPLRQREFGEVYQAIVRKTVVV; this is encoded by the coding sequence GTGAACACCGGAAAAAACATTCGGGTTGCCTTCCTGCTTCTTCCCGGTCACTGGCTCGGCGGCAAGAACTATCTGAGAAATCTGTTCACCGCCATCCGCAGCGTACCTGGCAGTACGGTCACCCCCGTGATCTTCACTGGCGAGCGGCAAGCCGGCGAGTTGTCTAACTTCCCCGGCATGGAAGTAGTGACGGACCCGATGTTCGATCCCAGAACTCCATCTTGGTTCGCCCGCAGAGTCGCAATGAAGTCCATCTCCCAGGATCTTCTCTTGCGAAGACTTCTCCGAAGACACAAAATCTCTGTCCTCTCACACTCGTTTCACCTAGGCCGGCAAGATGAGATCAAAACCATCGGTTGGATTCCTGATTTTCAGCACATCCATCTTCCGGAGTTCTTCACACAGGAAGAGCGTGCCCATCGCAGTCGCGAGTTCATGAACATCTGCAGAAACTCTGACACGTTGGTCGTGAGCAGTGAATGCGCCCGTAACGACCTCGTGTCCTTTGCCCCGCAATACGCTCACAAAGCACAATTGCTTCGATTTGTCGCCAGTCCGATGCCTTTGGCCGATGCCGCGAGCCTGCCGGACCTGATGCAGCTCTACGACTTCACTGGACCTTATTTTTTGCTGCCCAATCAATTCTGGGCCCACAAAAATCACCGCATCGTCATCAAGGCTTTGCAAAAGCTGAAACTGCAAAACAGAAAGATTCAGGTTCTCGCCACAGGTTCATCGAAGGACTACCGTAACCCGTCCTTTTTTCCCTCGCTGATGCAGTATGCAGCCGATTCCGAGGTGCTAGACAGTTTTCGCGTCCTTGGCGAAATTCCCTTCAACCACCTTTCTGGCCTGATGCAACATGCGACAGCCTTTCTCAATCCCTCACTGTTCGAAGGATGGAGTACTAGTGTCGAGGAGGGGAAGTCGATGGGAAAGCAGATCGTTCTTTCTGACATTCCCGTGCATAGAGAACAGGCGCCGAAGCGGGGGATCTTTTTTAACCCGGAAGATTCGGATGGCTTGGCTGAAGCGATGGCTACCGCGTTTGACGGATTTGACGGACACCAAGACGCCGCGATGCAGGAGAGAGCCCTCGCTGACTTTCCATTGCGGCAACGAGAGTTCGGCGAGGTCTATCAAGCGATTGTGAGGAAGACGGTAGTGGTCTAA
- a CDS encoding NAD-dependent epimerase/dehydratase family protein encodes MGEHKVLVTGANGFLGRHVARFFARNGHTVVGMGHGSWSPDEWRSWGLSEWRRADVSLATLKEYSEVPSAIIHCAGGGSVAFSIEDPIADFVRTVETTAHVLEYIRTVAPSCRIVYPSSASVYGTVDRLPITEDCRTAPISQYGVHKLMAELMVASYARQFGTSATIVRLFSVYGCGLQKQLLWDACRKFSKNDATFMGTGDELRDWLHVEDAAELMFAAVENASIECPVVNGASGEGTTVREILIHLISSLSRTDTKLTFTGTQRSGDPSRYVADIENAKRWGWSPKRRWREGVEEYATWWRNTSL; translated from the coding sequence ATGGGCGAGCACAAAGTGCTCGTTACCGGGGCGAACGGATTCCTCGGCCGCCATGTGGCTCGCTTCTTCGCGCGGAACGGTCACACTGTGGTCGGGATGGGTCATGGTAGTTGGTCGCCGGATGAGTGGAGATCATGGGGACTAAGCGAGTGGAGACGCGCCGACGTGAGTCTCGCCACCCTTAAGGAGTACTCCGAAGTTCCATCGGCAATCATTCATTGTGCCGGCGGCGGATCTGTCGCCTTTTCCATTGAGGACCCAATCGCTGACTTCGTGCGTACAGTAGAAACAACCGCACACGTGCTTGAATATATCCGCACAGTTGCACCCTCGTGTCGCATAGTCTATCCCTCCAGCGCAAGCGTCTACGGCACAGTGGACCGGCTTCCCATTACGGAAGACTGCCGCACGGCCCCCATCTCCCAGTATGGCGTGCATAAGCTGATGGCCGAACTGATGGTCGCCTCCTATGCTCGTCAGTTTGGAACCTCTGCAACCATTGTGCGGCTCTTCTCTGTCTATGGCTGCGGTCTGCAAAAACAGTTGTTGTGGGATGCATGCCGCAAGTTCAGTAAGAACGACGCTACTTTCATGGGCACAGGAGATGAATTGCGAGACTGGTTGCACGTGGAGGATGCTGCCGAGCTGATGTTTGCTGCAGTAGAAAACGCCTCGATCGAATGTCCTGTCGTCAACGGAGCGAGTGGCGAAGGGACCACCGTGCGGGAGATCCTCATCCACCTCATCAGTAGCCTCTCCCGAACAGATACAAAGCTGACTTTCACTGGTACGCAGCGAAGTGGCGATCCGAGCCGTTACGTAGCGGACATCGAGAACGCGAAGCGATGGGGTTGGAGTCCCAAGCGCCGATGGAGAGAAGGCGTCGAGGAATATGCGACGTGGTGGAGAAATACTTCACTGTGA
- a CDS encoding acyltransferase, whose protein sequence is MSTLFKLAHKVYGAFSRLIEKAEFLHKKESCILEQGAHLYPSSRIENNQAKRESIVIAAHSQILGQLLVLGHGGTIKIGESCFVGENSRIWSAESIAIGNRVLISHNVNIHDHNAHSLSAERRSLHIKKIFSTGHPTHLEDVASAPIVIEDDAWIGFNSSILKGVRIGRGAIVGAATVVTKDVPAYAIVAGNPAKIIGNATP, encoded by the coding sequence ATGAGCACTCTTTTTAAGTTAGCTCACAAGGTTTATGGGGCATTCTCTCGGCTAATAGAGAAAGCGGAATTTCTTCACAAAAAAGAGAGTTGCATTCTTGAACAGGGCGCACATTTATACCCCTCAAGCCGGATCGAGAACAATCAAGCGAAAAGGGAGTCCATAGTGATCGCCGCTCACTCTCAGATATTGGGGCAACTTCTCGTGCTCGGCCACGGTGGAACAATCAAAATTGGGGAGTCCTGTTTTGTTGGAGAAAATTCCAGAATCTGGTCTGCGGAGTCAATCGCGATCGGGAACAGGGTGCTAATCTCCCACAATGTAAACATCCATGACCACAATGCTCATTCGTTATCCGCCGAAAGGCGAAGTCTGCATATCAAGAAGATTTTCTCAACAGGCCATCCTACCCACCTCGAAGATGTTGCTTCTGCCCCCATCGTGATCGAAGACGACGCTTGGATCGGTTTCAACTCCTCAATTCTCAAGGGAGTGAGAATTGGCCGGGGCGCTATAGTGGGAGCAGCAACCGTCGTGACAAAAGACGTTCCCGCCTATGCGATTGTCGCCGGTAATCCGGCAAAAATAATCGGCAATGCGACCCCCTGA